The Bradyrhizobium ottawaense genome window below encodes:
- a CDS encoding type II secretion system F family protein, protein MNMQVLALAFLATAAVGGIAWVFLYPLLSGERKAESRRASISRAEAPTARQAEKTQRSRREQVETTLKDLEARRLQEKSAPLPVRLSQAGLDWTPQKFWIVSAAVAGAFFAAALFAGGGLIGAAGLAFAGGFGLPRWALGFLKKRREAKFLAALPDAVDVIVRGIKAGLPLFESIKVVAADAPEPLRSEFLAIIETQAIGMPLGEACSRLYDRMPLPEANFFGIVISIQQKSGGNLSEALGNLSKVLRDRKKMREKIQAMSMEAKASAGIIGSLPPIVMFLVYLTTPHYISVLWTHPTGQLMLVGCVVWMAVGIMVMKKMINFDF, encoded by the coding sequence ATGAACATGCAGGTCCTCGCCCTCGCATTCCTTGCCACCGCAGCGGTCGGCGGCATCGCCTGGGTCTTCCTCTATCCGCTGCTGTCCGGGGAACGAAAGGCCGAAAGCCGCCGCGCTTCGATCTCCCGCGCCGAGGCGCCCACGGCCCGCCAGGCCGAGAAGACCCAGCGCTCGCGCCGCGAGCAGGTCGAGACCACGCTGAAGGATCTCGAGGCGCGACGCCTGCAGGAGAAGAGCGCTCCGCTCCCCGTCCGCCTGTCGCAGGCGGGGCTCGATTGGACGCCGCAGAAGTTCTGGATCGTCTCCGCCGCCGTGGCGGGCGCGTTCTTCGCAGCCGCTCTGTTCGCCGGCGGCGGCCTGATCGGTGCTGCCGGCCTCGCCTTTGCCGGCGGCTTCGGCCTGCCGCGCTGGGCACTGGGCTTCCTGAAAAAGCGCCGCGAGGCCAAGTTCCTGGCGGCACTGCCCGATGCGGTCGACGTGATCGTCCGCGGCATCAAGGCAGGCCTGCCCTTGTTCGAATCGATCAAGGTCGTCGCGGCCGACGCGCCCGAGCCGCTGCGCAGCGAGTTTCTGGCGATCATCGAGACCCAGGCGATCGGCATGCCGCTCGGCGAGGCCTGCTCGCGGCTCTATGATCGCATGCCGTTGCCGGAGGCCAACTTCTTCGGCATCGTCATCTCGATCCAACAGAAATCCGGCGGCAACCTCTCCGAAGCGCTCGGCAACCTTTCCAAGGTGCTGCGCGACCGCAAGAAGATGAGGGAAAAGATCCAGGCCATGTCGATGGAAGCCAAGGCCTCGGCCGGCATCATCGGCTCGCTGCCGCCGATCGTGATGTTCCTCGTCTATCTCACGACGCCACATTACATCTCGGTGCTGTGGACCCATCCCACCGGCCAGCTCATGCTGGTCGGCTGCGTCGTCTGGATGGCGGTCGGCATCATGGTGATGAAGAAGATGATCAATTTCGATTTCTGA
- a CDS encoding type II secretion system F family protein, which translates to MVQFLVAKLHDVHFMTMMLAAIAASATVYTLVMPLFAGEGLSKRMKAVASERERIRQRERERLHKNEKVTLRQTPKQLVSKVVEDFNLTKWLAQEAARDKLIMAGYRGQAPYITFLFARMVAPMVLFIGSVVYVFLIAHLQQAMPIKIGICIGAAYLGLQAPMLFLRNAISKRQLSIKRAFPDALDLLLICIESGMSVEMAFRKVATEIVGQSIALSEEFTLTTAELSYLQDRKVAYENLARRTGLEGVKSVCLALQQAERYGTPLGHSLRVMAQENRDMRMNEAEKKAAALPPKLTVPMILFFLPVLFVVILGPTGIKISEMQ; encoded by the coding sequence ATGGTCCAGTTTCTTGTCGCGAAACTACATGACGTCCACTTCATGACCATGATGCTGGCGGCCATTGCCGCCAGCGCCACCGTCTATACGCTGGTGATGCCCCTGTTCGCCGGCGAGGGCCTCTCCAAGCGCATGAAGGCGGTGGCAAGCGAGCGCGAGCGCATCCGGCAGCGCGAGCGTGAGCGCCTTCACAAGAATGAAAAGGTCACGCTGCGCCAGACGCCGAAGCAGCTCGTCTCCAAGGTCGTCGAGGACTTCAACCTCACCAAATGGCTCGCGCAGGAAGCTGCGCGCGACAAGCTGATCATGGCGGGTTACCGCGGTCAGGCGCCCTACATCACCTTCCTGTTTGCCCGCATGGTCGCGCCGATGGTGCTCTTCATCGGCTCGGTCGTCTACGTCTTCTTGATCGCGCATCTGCAGCAGGCCATGCCGATCAAGATCGGCATCTGCATCGGCGCCGCCTATCTCGGCCTCCAGGCGCCGATGCTGTTCCTCAGGAATGCGATCTCCAAGCGCCAGCTCTCGATCAAGCGCGCCTTTCCCGACGCGCTCGACCTGCTTCTGATCTGCATCGAATCCGGCATGTCAGTCGAGATGGCGTTCCGGAAGGTCGCCACCGAGATCGTGGGGCAGTCGATCGCGCTGTCGGAGGAGTTCACGCTGACCACGGCCGAATTATCCTATCTGCAGGATCGCAAGGTCGCTTACGAGAATTTGGCGCGACGCACCGGACTCGAGGGGGTCAAATCGGTCTGTCTCGCGCTTCAGCAGGCGGAGCGTTACGGCACCCCGCTCGGACATTCCCTGCGCGTCATGGCGCAGGAAAATCGCGACATGCGCATGAACGAGGCTGAAAAGAAGGCTGCCGCCCTGCCGCCGAAGCTGACCGTGCCGATGATCCTGTTCTTCCTGCCCGTGCTGTTCGTGGTCATTCTTGGACCGACCGGCATCAAGATCTCCGAGATGCAATGA